A part of Helicobacter himalayensis genomic DNA contains:
- a CDS encoding DNA-methyltransferase — MQNQLPINQILQGNSLELLQTIPDCSIDLIFADPPYYMRVEGSLRRPEGSKFSGCDDVWDNAFLDNADYVNFTRSWLKECKRILKPNGSIWVIGSMQCVYSIGGAMQELGFWFINDVIWHKSNPTPNFHGTRLNNSHETLIWATKDKKSKYAFNYKTAKELNCEIIGFENGVRKQLGSVWRIPVCSGNERLKDTNGNKLHNTQKPESLLYRIVAISSKMGDIVLDPFGGTMTTAVAAKILGRNYIMLEQNATYIQYGKRRLELLAFEDSPIAKAEFDKKPLKVSLTEMIVAGFLQVGESVYLNNTSFEAKLTSAGRLEFEEEIYDIHTLSARLKNTKAERLNGFRYWKVRRGDSYIFLDKIREEYRKSLD, encoded by the coding sequence ATGCAAAATCAATTGCCGATTAATCAAATCTTACAGGGCAATAGTCTTGAATTACTGCAAACAATCCCGGATTGTAGCATTGACCTCATTTTTGCTGACCCGCCCTATTATATGCGTGTTGAGGGGAGCTTGCGAAGACCAGAGGGGAGCAAGTTTAGTGGTTGTGATGATGTGTGGGATAATGCTTTTTTAGATAATGCAGATTATGTAAATTTCACTAGAAGTTGGCTCAAAGAATGCAAGAGAATTCTTAAGCCCAATGGTAGCATTTGGGTAATTGGCTCGATGCAATGTGTTTATAGTATTGGTGGGGCAATGCAAGAGCTTGGCTTTTGGTTTATTAATGATGTGATTTGGCACAAGAGCAATCCTACGCCTAATTTTCACGGAACAAGGCTGAATAATTCGCACGAAACATTGATTTGGGCGACAAAAGACAAAAAATCAAAATATGCTTTTAATTACAAAACGGCAAAAGAACTAAATTGTGAGATTATTGGTTTTGAAAATGGGGTGCGCAAACAGCTTGGTAGCGTATGGAGAATCCCTGTTTGCAGCGGAAATGAAAGACTTAAAGATACAAATGGTAATAAGCTCCACAATACACAAAAGCCCGAATCGCTTCTTTATCGAATCGTTGCCATTAGTTCTAAAATGGGCGATATTGTGCTTGATCCTTTTGGTGGCACGATGACTACAGCAGTAGCAGCAAAGATTCTTGGTAGAAATTATATTATGCTTGAGCAAAATGCTACATATATTCAGTATGGCAAGCGGCGTTTAGAGCTGCTTGCATTTGAGGATAGTCCCATTGCCAAAGCAGAATTTGACAAAAAACCATTAAAGGTTAGTTTAACTGAAATGATTGTAGCAGGATTTTTGCAAGTTGGAGAAAGTGTATATCTAAACAATACGAGTTTTGAGGCAAAGCTTACAAGCGCGGGTAGGCTTGAATTCGAAGAGGAAATTTATGATATTCATACCCTCTCCGCACGATTAAAAAATACAAAAGCAGAGCGACTGAATGGCTTTAGGTATTGGAAAGTGCGGAGAGGAGATTCTTATATTTTTCTTGACAAAATACGAGAAGAGTATAGAAAGAGTTTAGACTAA
- a CDS encoding HpyAIV family type II restriction enzyme, whose amino-acid sequence MYIGIFRITNAKTKLIQNVTQSCEIKFGDFMEEILTEYIRGMGYSILDKNIGVDESNNRLSADQIFQKNDIIYLIEQKIRDDHDSTKKRGQYTNLIKKIKVLKKQYPYPNYKIIASMWFSGDSLKKNRKYYLEQIEHNTDEQVEICIFYGKELFENIFKRMDIWNEIISHLQKHKQERSQEILNVPDFDTSDGIRIALLRVKNDYPNLIKKLLSDMPDYIELRKELFPMQHNLRELYNAKSIAD is encoded by the coding sequence ATATATATAGGGATTTTTAGAATCACCAATGCAAAAACGAAGCTCATACAGAATGTTACACAAAGTTGCGAAATTAAATTCGGGGATTTTATGGAAGAAATCTTAACAGAATACATTAGAGGTATGGGCTATTCAATTTTAGATAAAAATATAGGAGTTGATGAAAGCAATAATAGATTATCTGCCGACCAGATTTTCCAAAAAAATGACATTATTTATTTAATAGAGCAGAAAATAAGAGACGACCATGATAGCACTAAAAAACGTGGGCAATATACAAATTTAATCAAGAAAATAAAAGTGTTGAAAAAACAATATCCATATCCAAATTATAAAATTATTGCTTCTATGTGGTTTAGTGGTGATAGTCTAAAGAAAAACAGAAAATATTATTTAGAACAAATAGAACACAATACAGATGAGCAAGTAGAAATTTGTATTTTTTATGGTAAAGAATTGTTTGAGAATATTTTTAAAAGAATGGATATTTGGAATGAGATTATTTCACATCTACAAAAACATAAACAAGAAAGAAGTCAGGAAATATTGAATGTACCCGATTTTGATACAAGCGATGGAATAAGAATAGCACTATTAAGAGTAAAAAATGATTATCCCAATTTGATTAAAAAATTACTCTCTGATATGCCAGATTATATAGAATTAAGAAAAGAACTTTTCCCAATGCAGCACAATCTAAGGGAGTTATACAATGCAAAATCAATTGCCGATTAA
- a CDS encoding saccharopine dehydrogenase family protein produces MAIVLQIGAGGVGGVVAHKMAMNKDVFSKIILASRTKNKCKDIADSIRAKGYGEIEIDEVNADSVESVVALIEKYHPKLVVNVALPYQDLTIMEACLRTRTHYLDTANYEHPDSAHFEYKEQWAYDTRYKQAGIFALLGSGFDPGVTNVFCAYAQKHYFDAIYSIDILDCNAGDHGYAFATNFNPEINLREVSSKARYWVKDSSIAESTSLESNLALNDDLQKDTIYRKFEREEKHFKLESNTQSLSNQSYAGGQWRDIAPLALMKEWDYPEVGVKNSYLLYHEELESLVRNIKGLRKIRFFMTFGESYLTHMKVLENIGFLRIDEVSHKGGKIVPIEVLKTLLPDPASLASRTKGQTHIGCYIRGIKDGKERTIYIYNICAHEECFKEVNAQGVSYTTGVPAMIGAKLIVEGKWGVGSNLTQDTRILESYNTERLELNKDMPKGGEYQGIDNALELQKQASNDNECDVKVVTSDRNSKIVDEKSELRSCECGDKTQASIAQMSDKPSDLSLQAEFQGAGVWNMEQNDPDPFMCELNKQGLPYVVLEISKNGECKVLEDGRR; encoded by the coding sequence ATGGCGATAGTTTTACAAATTGGAGCAGGTGGCGTTGGGGGCGTGGTAGCGCATAAAATGGCGATGAATAAAGATGTGTTTTCAAAAATAATATTAGCCTCACGCACAAAAAACAAATGTAAAGATATAGCAGATTCTATCCGCGCTAAAGGTTATGGCGAGATAGAAATAGATGAAGTCAATGCAGATAGTGTGGAATCTGTGGTGGCTTTGATTGAAAAATACCACCCAAAGCTTGTGGTAAATGTTGCCCTGCCCTACCAAGATTTGACTATTATGGAAGCGTGTTTGCGCACACGCACACATTATTTAGATACTGCAAATTACGAGCATCCGGACTCTGCGCATTTTGAATACAAGGAGCAATGGGCGTATGACACGCGCTATAAACAAGCTGGAATCTTCGCGCTTTTAGGCAGTGGCTTTGACCCGGGGGTTACAAATGTATTTTGCGCCTATGCACAAAAGCATTATTTTGATGCGATTTATTCTATTGATATTTTAGATTGCAACGCAGGCGACCATGGATATGCATTTGCGACAAATTTTAACCCTGAAATTAATCTGCGAGAAGTGAGCTCAAAGGCTAGATATTGGGTGAAAGATTCTAGTATTGCAGAATCTACAAGCTTAGAATCTAATCTCGCATTAAATGATGACTTGCAAAAAGATACTATCTATCGCAAGTTTGAACGAGAAGAGAAACACTTCAAATTAGAATCTAATACACAAAGTTTAAGTAATCAATCGTATGCGGGTGGGCAGTGGCGCGATATTGCGCCTTTGGCTTTGATGAAAGAGTGGGATTACCCAGAGGTGGGCGTGAAAAATAGCTATTTACTCTACCATGAAGAGTTGGAATCTCTAGTGCGGAATATCAAAGGCTTACGCAAAATCCGCTTTTTTATGACCTTTGGAGAATCTTATCTTACACATATGAAAGTTTTAGAGAATATCGGTTTTTTGCGCATTGATGAAGTGAGCCATAAGGGTGGCAAAATCGTGCCTATTGAAGTGCTAAAAACACTTTTACCAGACCCAGCAAGTCTAGCTTCACGCACAAAAGGGCAAACGCACATTGGTTGCTACATACGTGGGATAAAAGACGGCAAGGAGCGCACAATTTATATCTACAACATTTGTGCGCATGAGGAATGCTTTAAAGAAGTCAATGCGCAAGGTGTAAGCTATACGACAGGTGTGCCTGCGATGATTGGGGCAAAGCTTATTGTAGAGGGCAAATGGGGTGTGGGTTCAAATCTCACACAAGATACCAGAATCTTAGAATCCTATAATACCGAGCGTTTGGAGCTTAATAAGGATATGCCAAAAGGTGGGGAGTATCAAGGGATAGATAATGCGCTAGAGTTGCAAAAACAGGCAAGTAATGATAATGAATGCGATGTGAAAGTAGTAACTAGCGATAGAAATTCTAAGATTGTAGATGAGAAATCGGAGCTACGCAGTTGCGAGTGCGGAGATAAGACACAAGCGTCTATCGCACAAATGAGCGACAAGCCCTCCGATTTATCGCTACAAGCTGAATTTCAAGGCGCAGGCGTGTGGAATATGGAGCAAAATGACCCCGACCCCTTTATGTGCGAGCTAAATAAGCAAGGCTTACCTTATGTCGTGCTTGAAATAAGCAAAAATGGAGAATGCAAGGTGCTAGAAGATGGGAGGAGGTAA